Proteins co-encoded in one Spiroplasma gladiatoris genomic window:
- a CDS encoding ABC transporter permease, producing the protein MKKNLNNISLFSLIKFSFKILFFEKTFLIFILLANFFSLAVSIVFSLVSSGQMMNQLFDFYVIIFVNVFIFLLIIRILSFFFVRKLDDKTIFITLSNHISRSKFFWAEYITIMITILISVFFAFIIFNVMYFFVNGFEITSFVLKKTSIFLAYSILAIVSLTNFIIFLILFLGSQPMLIISTLLMSLSFIANIPAKLIWTSNETTKITPTNNMITNVKDMYEAFDLQKNTNNGTIKYKYLSKAINNYLTDYSGTHSSITKYLSDTSTDSKMFAELYNNFWKSELDVIDENLDSQVITYTGNIFKAPKAANNKNKWSQVQATANIHLQSKFKSKEKIQEMIDSESIDNDKKLILNDFLNLCTELEEKLINMKKQQATVFENYLYLSSDNNYKSTVTAIIESKEEVVELTKEDVVSMYRYAVDDSYSPPTSNETLTFSRDQDKIDGKLTAMIDSNFYQPMLYTARILEKYFSKYTAIFYSATELGLQNDSELLKFQKVSNTLKVINPINPFYGTWSFYTKYSGFYNDDIWFEPYNDSYINSKKQENMFLPYVLYSLDMDSSNKVAKDTYNKYFDPSYFISLILFIGVVLMFLSIYRFRKLDIS; encoded by the coding sequence ATTCAAAATTTTATTTTTTGAAAAAACATTTTTAATTTTTATATTATTGGCAAATTTTTTTAGTCTTGCAGTGTCTATTGTTTTTTCATTAGTAAGCTCTGGACAAATGATGAATCAGTTATTTGATTTTTATGTAATAATATTTGTCAATGTTTTTATTTTCTTATTAATAATTAGGATTTTAAGCTTCTTTTTTGTAAGAAAGCTAGATGATAAAACAATATTTATAACTTTATCAAACCATATTTCGCGATCAAAGTTTTTTTGAGCTGAATACATTACAATTATGATTACAATACTTATTTCAGTTTTTTTTGCATTTATAATTTTTAATGTTATGTATTTTTTTGTTAATGGCTTTGAAATTACAAGTTTTGTTTTAAAAAAAACTAGTATATTCTTAGCGTATTCAATTTTAGCTATTGTTTCATTAACAAATTTCATTATATTTTTAATATTATTTTTGGGCTCACAACCAATGTTAATTATTTCAACTTTACTAATGTCATTATCATTTATTGCAAACATACCTGCAAAACTAATTTGAACAAGTAATGAGACTACAAAAATTACTCCAACTAATAATATGATAACTAATGTAAAAGATATGTATGAAGCTTTTGATCTTCAAAAAAACACAAACAACGGCACAATAAAATACAAATATTTATCTAAAGCAATTAATAATTACTTAACTGATTATAGTGGAACTCACTCTTCGATTACAAAATATCTTTCTGACACTTCAACTGATAGCAAAATGTTTGCAGAATTATACAATAACTTTTGAAAATCAGAATTAGATGTAATAGATGAGAATCTAGATAGTCAAGTCATTACTTATACTGGAAATATTTTTAAAGCTCCAAAAGCTGCAAATAATAAAAATAAATGATCTCAAGTTCAAGCTACTGCAAATATACATTTGCAAAGTAAATTTAAATCAAAAGAAAAAATTCAAGAAATGATTGATAGTGAATCAATTGATAATGATAAAAAATTGATATTAAATGATTTTTTAAATCTTTGTACAGAACTTGAAGAAAAACTAATTAATATGAAAAAACAACAAGCAACAGTTTTTGAAAATTATTTATATTTATCTAGTGACAATAATTATAAAAGTACAGTTACTGCAATTATTGAGTCAAAAGAAGAAGTTGTTGAATTAACAAAAGAAGATGTTGTATCAATGTACAGATATGCTGTTGATGACTCTTATTCTCCTCCGACAAGTAATGAAACTTTAACGTTTTCAAGAGATCAAGATAAAATTGATGGCAAACTTACAGCAATGATTGATAGTAATTTTTATCAACCAATGTTATACACAGCAAGAATATTAGAAAAATACTTTAGTAAGTATACTGCAATATTTTACAGCGCAACAGAGTTAGGGTTACAAAACGATTCAGAGCTTTTAAAATTTCAAAAAGTAAGTAATACTTTAAAAGTGATAAACCCAATAAACCCATTTTATGGAACTTGAAGTTTCTATACAAAATATTCAGGATTTTATAATGATGATATATGATTTGAACCATATAATGATTCATATATAAATTCAAAAAAACAAGAAAACATGTTTTTACCTTACGTTTTATATAGTTTAGACATGGATTCATCAAATAAAGTTGCTAAAGACACTTATAATAAATATTTTGACCCTTCATACTTTATTTCTTTAATTTTATTTATTGGGGTAGTACTGATGTTTTTATCAATATATAGATTTAGAAAATTAGATATAAGTTAA